The following are from one region of the Desulfovibrio desulfuricans genome:
- a CDS encoding 4Fe-4S binding protein, with the protein MLHEIVARPSLRLRALQWCNRAVLFASTLFLGEWALFGVFRCPFVVPFVSCQNCPVITCPGQAARMFWGFWGVWLAVVALFGKAFCGWLCPGQLVNRVLALNPFRFGPNPVGAANFRWARYLVLATGLTAWFVLGQPRVDVPIRVGEFWPSAWLTWKHAFPMWDLRLLITLGGLALGLVVLMCWCRFVCPFGAALEVARKFAPLRFYRTEQCNDCDKCRRVCVMRTRPGEENCTNCGDCAESCPTDCIRFGLKGRK; encoded by the coding sequence ATGTTGCATGAAATTGTCGCCCGTCCCAGCCTGCGGTTGAGGGCACTTCAGTGGTGTAACCGCGCGGTACTGTTTGCCTCCACGCTGTTTTTGGGCGAGTGGGCCTTGTTTGGCGTGTTCCGTTGCCCCTTTGTTGTGCCCTTTGTGAGCTGCCAGAACTGCCCGGTCATCACCTGTCCCGGTCAGGCGGCGCGCATGTTCTGGGGATTCTGGGGCGTGTGGCTGGCTGTGGTGGCCCTGTTCGGCAAGGCTTTTTGCGGCTGGTTGTGTCCTGGCCAGCTTGTGAACCGGGTGCTTGCGCTCAATCCTTTCCGTTTTGGCCCCAACCCTGTGGGCGCGGCGAATTTTCGCTGGGCGCGCTATCTGGTGCTGGCTACGGGGCTGACAGCCTGGTTTGTTCTGGGGCAGCCGCGCGTGGACGTGCCTATCCGTGTGGGGGAATTTTGGCCTTCTGCATGGCTTACGTGGAAGCATGCTTTCCCCATGTGGGATTTGCGTCTGCTTATCACCTTGGGCGGGCTGGCGTTGGGGCTGGTGGTGCTGATGTGCTGGTGCCGGTTTGTTTGTCCTTTTGGCGCGGCGCTGGAGGTTGCGCGCAAGTTTGCGCCGCTCCGTTTTTACAGAACGGAGCAGTGCAATGATTGCGACAAGTGCAGGCGGGTTTGCGTTATGCGGACGAGGCCGGGCGAGGAGAATTGCACCAATTGCGGTGATTGCGCGGAGAGTTGCCCCACGGATTGCATCCGGTTTGGGCTGAAGGGCCGAAAGTAG
- a CDS encoding substrate-binding domain-containing protein has translation METTGKGRRDFLKSLALGAAGTAMLTPQAANAAEGGTLQVWSCGGLAEAMMPAHEAYQQQSGVKVVYTGAFAAALGKSLLTGGGQTEVFAGRVLALAQNLRKAGKMLNFRPLCFTSYVIAVPKGNPAKINDIEDLTRPGVRVSMARDASAPGGQAVMGILKAADITPKVLANVPEQGSCVQRSVESVADGKADAMIVERRITRMTRFADRLDLVEIPERFFPAGPLTFTVGIMANATDPAKASAYMDWITSALGQAFFETAGFIPAISSKGMELVEKLGVKDVA, from the coding sequence ATGGAAACTACCGGAAAAGGACGGCGCGATTTTCTCAAATCGTTGGCGCTGGGGGCAGCAGGCACTGCCATGCTGACGCCGCAAGCCGCCAATGCGGCGGAAGGCGGCACCTTGCAGGTATGGTCGTGCGGCGGGCTTGCCGAGGCCATGATGCCTGCGCATGAGGCCTATCAGCAGCAATCGGGCGTCAAAGTTGTCTACACAGGAGCCTTTGCCGCGGCCTTGGGCAAATCCCTGCTGACTGGCGGCGGGCAGACGGAGGTTTTTGCCGGGCGTGTGCTGGCTCTGGCCCAGAATCTGCGCAAGGCTGGCAAGATGCTCAATTTCAGGCCTTTGTGTTTTACCAGCTACGTCATTGCAGTCCCCAAGGGCAATCCCGCAAAAATCAATGATATTGAAGATCTGACCCGTCCCGGCGTGCGGGTTTCCATGGCGCGGGATGCCTCTGCCCCCGGCGGGCAGGCCGTTATGGGCATCCTCAAAGCTGCGGACATAACCCCCAAGGTGCTTGCCAACGTGCCCGAACAGGGCAGTTGCGTGCAGCGTTCTGTGGAAAGCGTTGCCGATGGCAAGGCTGATGCCATGATCGTGGAGCGGCGCATCACCCGCATGACGCGTTTTGCTGATCGGCTGGATCTGGTGGAAATTCCCGAGCGGTTTTTCCCCGCCGGGCCGTTGACCTTTACCGTGGGCATAATGGCAAACGCTACTGATCCGGCAAAGGCCTCAGCCTATATGGACTGGATTACCAGTGCGCTGGGGCAGGCTTTTTTTGAAACGGCGGGCTTCATCCCTGCCATTTCGTCCAAGGGCATGGAACTTGTGGAAAAGCTGGGGGTAAAGGATGTTGCATGA
- a CDS encoding M23 family metallopeptidase, which translates to MLFGKYHIVIFTEGRSGSRNLRMRGWFGFIACVLVLALVACNVWLLRSWLETRHLGDDLRNADKTIEEQRRQLVNLVERISVVGRDLERVQSFDSKLRIMMNMEKDPTEAGSIGDRPGDFSRTYLPLHRQELAARKMLEFLTRLSESVRLEEVRQQDLLLALRENRDALSSMPTIWPVVGFVSSSFGWRSAPFGGRGQFHKGLDITNRIGTPIMAPAQGMVTLSGRDGAYGFSVEINHGSGIVTKYGHMQRCAVQEGQWVKRGEIVGYVGMSGRTTGPHLHYEVRLNGVPVDPMRYILE; encoded by the coding sequence ATGCTGTTCGGCAAATATCACATAGTCATCTTCACTGAAGGTCGTAGCGGCAGCCGCAACCTGCGTATGCGCGGCTGGTTTGGCTTTATTGCCTGCGTGCTGGTGCTGGCCCTTGTGGCCTGCAATGTCTGGCTGCTGCGCAGTTGGCTTGAAACCCGGCATTTGGGCGACGACCTGCGCAATGCAGACAAAACCATTGAAGAACAGCGCCGCCAGCTTGTGAATCTGGTTGAGCGCATCTCTGTTGTGGGGCGTGATCTGGAGCGGGTGCAGAGCTTCGACTCCAAGCTGCGCATCATGATGAACATGGAGAAAGATCCCACGGAGGCCGGTTCCATCGGCGACAGGCCGGGGGATTTTTCGCGTACCTATCTGCCCTTGCACCGGCAGGAACTTGCCGCCCGCAAGATGCTTGAATTCCTTACCCGTCTCTCTGAATCCGTGCGACTTGAAGAAGTGCGCCAGCAGGACTTGCTGCTGGCCCTGCGCGAAAACCGCGATGCCCTTTCTTCCATGCCGACCATCTGGCCTGTGGTGGGTTTTGTTTCTTCCAGTTTTGGATGGCGCTCGGCACCCTTTGGCGGGCGGGGGCAGTTCCACAAGGGCCTGGACATCACCAACCGCATCGGCACGCCCATTATGGCTCCAGCTCAGGGTATGGTGACCCTCTCTGGGCGTGATGGCGCGTATGGTTTCAGTGTTGAAATCAACCACGGCAGCGGTATCGTGACCAAATACGGGCACATGCAACGTTGCGCCGTGCAGGAAGGCCAGTGGGTCAAGCGCGGCGAAATTGTGGGCTATGTGGGCATGAGTGGCCGCACCACAGGGCCGCACCTGCACTACGAAGTGCGCCTTAACGGTGTGCCGGTTGACCCCATGCGCTATATTCTGGAGTAG
- a CDS encoding tRNA lysidine(34) synthetase, giving the protein MSREKRSFAQETCVKSAGKAMQKTGMLWPGCRVAVAVSGGVDSFVLLQSLKIRQGIVPFHFEIMAIHLNPGFDEQSHAALLPWLAKRGIPGHIEMTTYGPDAHSEKNLRRSACFRCSWLRRKRLFELCAQYGVTHLALGHNADDLVQTFFMNLSRNGRVDGMSMNESFFGGGLQLIRPLLLVEKKFILKAAKQWELPIWANACPSAGNTARSSMGETLEHLYRVSKDSRRCIFNGLTRWQLEKNSTAAALGDEQPLPDAEARDGVAD; this is encoded by the coding sequence ATGAGCAGAGAAAAAAGATCATTCGCACAGGAAACCTGTGTTAAAAGTGCGGGCAAGGCCATGCAGAAAACAGGCATGTTGTGGCCTGGCTGCAGGGTTGCTGTTGCCGTTTCTGGCGGCGTGGACAGCTTTGTACTGCTGCAAAGCCTTAAAATTCGCCAGGGAATCGTACCTTTTCACTTTGAAATCATGGCGATTCACCTCAACCCTGGTTTTGACGAGCAGAGCCATGCGGCCCTTTTGCCCTGGCTGGCCAAGCGGGGCATACCCGGCCATATTGAAATGACAACTTACGGCCCAGACGCGCATTCAGAAAAAAATCTTCGCAGGTCGGCCTGTTTCCGCTGCTCCTGGCTGCGCCGCAAGCGCCTGTTTGAGCTGTGCGCCCAGTATGGCGTGACCCACCTCGCCCTTGGACACAATGCGGACGATCTGGTGCAGACGTTCTTCATGAATCTGAGCCGCAATGGCCGCGTGGACGGCATGAGCATGAATGAGTCCTTTTTTGGCGGCGGGCTGCAATTGATACGCCCGCTGCTGCTTGTGGAGAAAAAGTTTATCCTCAAGGCTGCCAAACAGTGGGAACTGCCCATCTGGGCCAATGCCTGCCCCTCGGCGGGTAATACCGCCCGCAGTTCAATGGGGGAAACGCTGGAACACCTGTATAGGGTATCCAAGGATTCGCGCCGGTGCATTTTTAATGGTTTGACTCGCTGGCAGCTTGAAAAGAACAGCACGGCTGCGGCCTTGGGCGATGAGCAGCCCCTGCCGGACGCAGAAGCGCGTGACGGCGTTGCGGATTGA
- the rpoZ gene encoding DNA-directed RNA polymerase subunit omega, with protein MARITVEDCQQRVDNRFLLVQMAIKRVHQYREGYEPLVESRNKEAVTALREIAAGKVLPDDDSLYNPLPGHNAAAAEE; from the coding sequence ATGGCCCGTATTACCGTGGAAGATTGTCAGCAGCGCGTGGACAACCGTTTTCTGCTGGTGCAGATGGCTATCAAGCGTGTGCATCAGTACCGCGAAGGCTATGAACCGCTGGTAGAATCTCGCAACAAAGAGGCCGTGACCGCCCTGCGCGAAATTGCCGCCGGAAAGGTTCTGCCTGATGACGACAGTCTTTACAACCCCCTGCCCGGCCATAACGCGGCCGCCGCAGAGGAGTAG
- the dnaJ gene encoding molecular chaperone DnaJ yields the protein MELDYYEVLGVSRSAEDDEIKRAYRKLALKYHPDHNPDNAEAEQKFKEAAEAYDVLRDPEKRARYDRFGRAGVQGGTGGFGSNDDIFAHFSDIFGDLFGFSTATRGPRPMAGADLRYNLTITFAQAAKGDEISISLPKHVTCSECNGSGAAPGSKAETCRQCGGSGQVRRSQGFFQISMPCPSCQGTGRVITKPCPKCKGEGITTDTRELVVRVPAGVDSGTRLRVRGEGEPGVHGGPAGDLYVVLTVEQDKRWQRQGQDLIYSLEISFVQAALGHRAEVPGLDGNLPLEIPKGIQSGTLLRVSGEGMPYPGRRSRGDLLVEVKVLTPTRLSAKQEELLREFEAAAEKSPLEKVKKAAKKISKAMGID from the coding sequence ATGGAGCTCGATTACTACGAAGTGCTGGGCGTAAGCCGCAGCGCCGAAGATGACGAAATTAAACGGGCCTACCGTAAGCTGGCCTTGAAGTATCACCCCGACCATAACCCCGACAATGCCGAGGCCGAACAGAAGTTCAAGGAAGCCGCCGAAGCGTATGACGTGCTGCGCGACCCTGAAAAACGCGCTCGCTATGATCGTTTTGGGCGCGCTGGCGTCCAGGGCGGCACGGGTGGTTTTGGCAGCAACGATGATATTTTTGCGCATTTCAGCGATATCTTCGGCGATCTTTTTGGCTTTTCTACCGCTACGCGCGGCCCCAGGCCCATGGCCGGGGCTGATCTGCGCTACAACCTGACCATCACCTTTGCTCAGGCCGCCAAGGGCGACGAGATCAGCATCTCCCTGCCCAAGCACGTTACCTGCTCCGAATGCAACGGCAGCGGCGCGGCCCCCGGCAGCAAGGCGGAAACATGCCGCCAGTGCGGCGGCAGCGGTCAGGTGCGCCGCTCGCAAGGATTTTTCCAGATATCCATGCCCTGCCCCTCCTGTCAGGGCACGGGGCGCGTTATCACCAAGCCCTGTCCCAAGTGCAAGGGCGAGGGCATCACCACAGATACCCGCGAACTTGTGGTGCGCGTGCCTGCCGGCGTGGACAGCGGCACCCGCCTGCGCGTGCGCGGCGAGGGTGAACCCGGCGTCCACGGCGGCCCGGCTGGCGATCTCTATGTTGTGCTCACCGTTGAGCAGGACAAGCGCTGGCAGCGTCAGGGACAAGACCTTATTTACTCCCTCGAGATCAGCTTTGTGCAGGCAGCCCTGGGGCACCGGGCGGAAGTTCCCGGCCTTGACGGCAATCTGCCGCTGGAAATCCCCAAGGGTATTCAGAGCGGCACCCTGCTGCGCGTTTCTGGAGAGGGCATGCCCTACCCCGGGCGTCGTTCGCGCGGCGATCTGCTGGTAGAGGTGAAAGTGCTCACGCCTACCCGCCTTTCTGCCAAGCAGGAAGAACTGCTGCGCGAATTTGAGGCCGCGGCGGAAAAAAGCCCGCTGGAAAAGGTCAAAAAGGCCGCAAAAAAAATCAGCAAGGCCATGGGCATCGACTAA
- a CDS encoding ammonium transporter has translation MKGSRDIGRLLALCSMAGLCFMLPESAHAAEEAAVEYMPQAYGNTLWTLLGGILVMFMQAGFALVECGLTRAKNAGNIIMKNVLDFAMGAPLFFAVGFGLMFGSSSGGLIGSSLFFLGSGDASTPDGMWNLTFWFFQAMFCATSATIVSGSIAERTKFSSYLLCSALVSAVIYPISGHWAWNSLLSGNAGGWLGNMGFIDFAGSSVVHSVGGWIALAGAIVVGPRLGKYDKNGVARAIPGHNLPMAATGVFILWFAWFGFNCGSTTIADGTIGYIAVNTCLAACTGTLGAMFTIWAKTGKPDPSMTLNGCLGGLVAITAGCFEVSPVGSLVIGFLAGILVVCSVLFIDQKLKVDDPVGAVSVHGVCGAFGTLMVGLFAAPGYGTTTGLLYGGDVSVLLVQALGVAVFFAWAFGMGFIMFKLISVVFGMRVSPEEEMKGLDITEHKADAYSGFQIFSNE, from the coding sequence ATGAAGGGTTCGCGCGACATTGGGCGGCTATTGGCGCTTTGCAGCATGGCCGGACTGTGCTTCATGCTGCCGGAATCGGCGCATGCAGCAGAGGAAGCAGCGGTCGAGTACATGCCTCAGGCGTATGGAAATACGCTGTGGACACTGCTGGGGGGCATTCTGGTCATGTTCATGCAGGCTGGCTTTGCGCTGGTCGAATGCGGACTCACCAGAGCCAAGAATGCTGGCAACATCATTATGAAGAATGTGCTGGACTTTGCCATGGGGGCGCCGCTGTTTTTTGCGGTGGGTTTTGGGCTCATGTTTGGCAGCTCCAGCGGCGGCCTGATCGGCAGTTCTCTGTTTTTTCTTGGCAGTGGCGATGCATCAACCCCTGACGGCATGTGGAATCTGACATTCTGGTTCTTTCAGGCCATGTTTTGCGCCACTTCTGCCACAATTGTATCCGGTTCCATTGCGGAACGCACAAAATTCAGCTCATATCTGTTGTGCAGCGCCCTTGTCTCGGCGGTTATCTATCCCATCAGCGGGCACTGGGCCTGGAATTCCCTGTTGAGCGGCAATGCCGGGGGCTGGCTGGGCAATATGGGTTTTATTGATTTTGCAGGATCTTCTGTTGTTCACTCTGTGGGCGGCTGGATCGCCCTTGCCGGAGCCATCGTGGTTGGCCCGCGCCTTGGTAAGTACGACAAAAATGGAGTGGCCCGCGCCATACCCGGCCACAACCTGCCGATGGCAGCTACGGGCGTGTTCATTTTGTGGTTCGCTTGGTTTGGTTTCAACTGCGGCTCCACCACTATTGCTGACGGCACCATTGGCTATATCGCGGTAAATACCTGCCTTGCGGCCTGCACCGGCACACTGGGCGCCATGTTCACCATCTGGGCCAAAACAGGCAAGCCTGATCCTTCCATGACGCTTAACGGCTGCCTTGGCGGACTTGTGGCCATCACCGCCGGTTGTTTTGAAGTGTCCCCCGTTGGCTCGCTAGTCATCGGCTTTCTGGCTGGTATCCTTGTAGTCTGCTCTGTGCTGTTTATCGACCAAAAGCTCAAGGTTGACGATCCTGTCGGCGCTGTGTCCGTGCACGGTGTGTGCGGTGCGTTCGGCACGCTCATGGTTGGCTTGTTTGCCGCGCCCGGCTACGGCACAACAACGGGTCTGCTTTATGGCGGCGACGTGAGCGTGCTCCTGGTGCAGGCCCTTGGCGTCGCGGTATTCTTCGCCTGGGCTTTTGGCATGGGATTCATCATGTTCAAGCTCATTTCGGTTGTCTTCGGCATGCGCGTCAGCCCCGAAGAAGAGATGAAAGGTCTTGATATCACAGAGCATAAGGCCGACGCCTATAGCGGCTTCCAGATTTTTTCCAACGAATAG
- a CDS encoding P-II family nitrogen regulator — translation MKLIIAYTRPESLQQVKQELYQRNIYAMSITNILGAGRQKGYVEMYRGIATEVNLLKKIRLELAVPDETVKTAIEAIMTGARTGKEGDGVVFVLDVAENYRIRTGGSM, via the coding sequence ATGAAGCTGATTATCGCATATACCCGCCCTGAAAGCCTCCAGCAGGTAAAACAGGAGCTGTATCAACGTAATATCTACGCCATGTCCATCACCAACATTCTTGGTGCAGGGCGGCAGAAAGGTTATGTAGAGATGTACCGAGGCATTGCTACCGAGGTAAATTTGCTCAAAAAAATTCGACTGGAGCTTGCTGTTCCTGATGAAACAGTAAAAACGGCAATTGAAGCCATTATGACAGGAGCCCGCACTGGCAAAGAAGGTGATGGCGTGGTTTTTGTTCTTGATGTTGCTGAAAATTACCGCATCAGGACAGGAGGAAGCATGTAG
- a CDS encoding YnfA family protein translates to MMIKTFALFVATALAEITGCYLPWLWLRKGGSVWLLVPACLSLAVFAWLLTLHPAASGRVYAAYGCVYVVTALLWLRLVDGVPLASTDIWGGAVALVGMGIIVSGWGTVA, encoded by the coding sequence ATGATGATCAAGACGTTCGCGCTTTTTGTGGCAACGGCTCTGGCGGAGATAACGGGGTGCTACCTTCCCTGGTTGTGGTTGCGCAAAGGCGGTTCTGTCTGGCTGCTGGTACCCGCCTGCCTGAGCCTTGCGGTGTTTGCATGGTTGCTGACCCTGCACCCCGCAGCCAGTGGCAGAGTATACGCCGCCTATGGCTGCGTATACGTGGTTACAGCCCTCTTGTGGCTGCGCCTTGTAGATGGTGTACCGCTGGCCAGCACAGATATTTGGGGCGGTGCTGTGGCTCTGGTGGGTATGGGTATTATTGTCTCAGGATGGGGAACTGTCGCATAA
- the fliW gene encoding flagellar assembly protein FliW has product MARNKEIEIDTRLGRRCIDTDKVVHFPRGLAGFENERDFILLQIRPEAPLLILQSVNTPVVGLLVADPYSFFDKSYAPQVGDAERQLLHIESLEQAAVLVTVSIPAGAPEQAALNLTGPIVINYEARVGLQVPQCGEGLQQVNLHSLKPVEETQDAGTTPADGANPQECCCAKATPTE; this is encoded by the coding sequence ATGGCACGAAACAAAGAAATAGAAATCGACACCCGTCTTGGACGCCGTTGTATCGATACGGATAAGGTTGTGCACTTTCCCCGTGGGCTGGCCGGGTTTGAAAACGAACGGGATTTTATCCTGCTTCAGATCCGACCTGAAGCGCCCTTGCTTATTTTGCAAAGCGTGAATACCCCGGTAGTGGGCCTGCTGGTGGCCGATCCATACAGCTTTTTTGACAAATCCTACGCACCCCAGGTGGGAGATGCCGAAAGGCAGTTGCTCCATATCGAGAGCCTTGAGCAGGCAGCCGTGCTGGTGACGGTTTCCATTCCTGCGGGCGCGCCCGAGCAGGCCGCGCTTAATCTCACCGGCCCCATTGTCATCAACTATGAGGCCCGCGTGGGTTTGCAGGTGCCGCAGTGCGGCGAAGGATTGCAGCAGGTGAACCTGCACTCGCTCAAACCTGTGGAAGAAACACAGGATGCAGGAACTACGCCTGCTGATGGTGCCAACCCGCAGGAATGTTGCTGCGCCAAGGCCACCCCCACGGAATAA
- the csrA gene encoding carbon storage regulator CsrA produces MLILTRRPGESLYLGENIRITILGMQGKQVKLGLEVPDDTTIYREEVYKRVVEENRRALETSNNDLMVAAELWHETKK; encoded by the coding sequence ATGCTCATATTGACGCGACGCCCAGGAGAAAGCCTATATCTGGGCGAGAATATACGCATAACTATCCTGGGCATGCAGGGTAAACAGGTCAAACTGGGCCTGGAAGTACCCGATGACACCACGATATACCGCGAAGAAGTGTACAAGCGGGTTGTTGAGGAAAACCGGCGCGCCCTTGAAACCAGTAATAACGACCTCATGGTGGCTGCTGAACTATGGCACGAAACAAAGAAATAG
- the flgL gene encoding flagellar hook-associated protein FlgL codes for MAIRVTQNTMYDKMTSQMQKSLAAYMESNEQGSSQKKINRPSDDPAGTYRVLVTRNDISATTQYQSNVDTAKGWLSLADNVLGTQLSNSLTSLKALAEQASTGTYSAENRKQIADQARQIFGEMLNLSNTQYEGNSIFAGQRYDRNAFEEGLALTSADTNWDTAIQAGDYTIQGASSKSMMIQFTSTGTLDGGPQTFRWSNDGGTTWSTGTTAGRTLTANGVTVTMKNDMAVTAADISAGAGSKNGTLVYIRPTAVYQGDDNDPPPTMTVMGGPANLTTSAAGSFGGNVLLRMDNNANLSLTGSTVNYSYSTDSGSTWVAATATTDGSNKLRLLVPSGYVDMDATTVAGNTVNAGTQILVHPDRADLNLEIMKGSYISVNNVGKDIFGGYYEGKPALPGSTNLFDMVGEFISYCENNNQEGCQQTLAKIATVQQNVLTQTARIGGLENRVSTASDVLSFQKLDQQERLSYTEDVDLTELLTKLTRQQLTYQTVLQSSSKIMQMSLASYL; via the coding sequence ATGGCTATACGCGTTACGCAAAACACCATGTATGACAAAATGACGAGCCAGATGCAGAAAAGTCTGGCTGCCTACATGGAAAGCAACGAGCAAGGCTCTTCGCAAAAAAAGATCAACAGGCCATCGGATGATCCTGCTGGCACATACCGCGTGCTGGTGACCCGCAACGACATCAGCGCCACTACCCAGTATCAGAGCAATGTGGATACGGCCAAGGGCTGGTTGTCGCTGGCCGACAACGTGCTTGGCACACAGCTGAGCAACTCTCTGACAAGCCTCAAGGCTCTGGCTGAACAAGCCTCGACTGGTACCTATTCGGCAGAGAACCGCAAACAGATTGCGGATCAGGCCCGGCAGATTTTTGGCGAGATGCTCAACCTCTCCAACACCCAGTATGAGGGCAACAGCATTTTTGCCGGTCAGCGCTATGACCGCAACGCCTTTGAGGAGGGGTTGGCCCTGACCAGTGCCGACACCAACTGGGATACGGCCATTCAGGCCGGGGACTACACGATTCAGGGCGCGTCCAGCAAATCCATGATGATTCAGTTTACCAGCACCGGGACGCTTGATGGAGGGCCGCAGACTTTTCGCTGGTCCAACGATGGCGGCACCACCTGGAGCACGGGCACCACGGCTGGCAGAACACTGACTGCCAACGGTGTAACCGTCACCATGAAGAACGATATGGCAGTTACTGCAGCTGATATAAGCGCTGGGGCTGGATCAAAGAACGGTACGCTGGTGTACATCCGTCCTACGGCCGTCTATCAGGGTGACGACAATGATCCGCCGCCGACAATGACTGTTATGGGCGGCCCCGCCAATCTGACGACATCCGCCGCCGGATCTTTTGGCGGCAACGTGCTGTTGCGTATGGACAACAACGCCAACCTTTCCCTGACGGGCAGCACGGTCAACTATTCGTACAGCACGGACAGCGGATCAACCTGGGTAGCGGCAACTGCCACCACGGATGGTTCAAACAAGCTTCGCCTGCTCGTGCCAAGCGGATATGTGGATATGGATGCCACAACGGTAGCTGGCAACACAGTAAACGCTGGCACGCAGATTCTTGTGCACCCTGACCGCGCCGATCTGAATCTTGAAATAATGAAGGGTTCGTATATTTCGGTAAACAACGTGGGCAAGGATATCTTTGGCGGATACTACGAAGGCAAGCCAGCCCTGCCGGGTTCGACAAACCTGTTTGATATGGTGGGCGAATTCATCAGTTATTGCGAAAATAACAATCAGGAAGGCTGCCAGCAGACGCTCGCAAAAATTGCCACTGTGCAGCAGAATGTGCTCACCCAGACAGCCCGCATTGGCGGGCTTGAAAACCGGGTGTCAACTGCCAGCGATGTGCTCAGCTTTCAAAAGCTAGACCAGCAGGAACGATTGAGCTATACTGAAGACGTAGACCTGACCGAGTTGCTGACAAAGCTGACCCGGCAACAGTTGACGTATCAGACAGTGCTTCAGTCTTCTTCAAAGATAATGCAGATGAGCCTGGCCAGTTATCTCTGA